In the Candidatus Bathyarchaeota archaeon genome, CTTCGTCACCATGGGAATACCGCTAACCACTACTGGGGGGGACATGGTTTGATTGGCTATACTTTGTAATAGTTGCCATTATAGTCACACTCATATGCGTAATCGCCATAGTCTACATGGGGAAATGGGGAGGCAAGGAATAGGGAACCCAGAGATTCGGCTTTGATTCGACGCTATTCTGAAGCAAGAATTAATCGTTCCGAACTCACATCAATCTCAACAATTCTACAGTTTTCCATCGTTTTAGCGACACATAAAACGTCTTTCAGCAACACCTTTTTTCCCTCGGTCTTCGCGTAGACCACATCTCTGCAAACGATTTCTTTGTTAAGAAACACTGTAAATTCACACATATTCCAAACCGTTCAAGCTAAAAAGCGAAAACTGATATAAAGCTTATTGCAACAACCAAAAAAGACAGCCTATAATGTGTAATAATTTAAGGCTAAAAAGATTAATAATACCAAATAGCTATGCAAAACTTCCCACTCAGTGAGGATGAAAGTTGAGCAAAAAGATTCTAGAAGAACTGAAAG is a window encoding:
- a CDS encoding CooT family nickel-binding protein, with translation MCEFTVFLNKEIVCRDVVYAKTEGKKVLLKDVLCVAKTMENCRIVEIDVSSERLILASE